In Clupea harengus chromosome 1, Ch_v2.0.2, whole genome shotgun sequence, one DNA window encodes the following:
- the LOC105898728 gene encoding ferredoxin-2, mitochondrial-like has product MALNTVTGCNIRSMLRCNFNSVYGFLVPRINICCSVCVTSPRLTIAEVFHVTKRGLTTSKLLRHEVQDSGSQDSDDLVDVLYVDRSGQKIPVKAKIGGNALYLAHKHGIELEGACEASLACSTCHVYVSKGHFEKLPTPDEREDDMLDMAPMLQENSRLGCQIVFTPELDGIELTLPKVTRNFYVDGHVPAPH; this is encoded by the exons ATGGCGCTGAACACAGTGACAGGATGTAATATTAGGTCGATGTTAAGATGTAATTTTAATTCAGTTTACGGTTTCCTTGTGCCAAGAATCAATATTTGCTGTAGTGTCTGTGTTACATCACCACGGTTGACCATAGCTGAAGTTTTCCATGTAACAAAAAGAGGACTAACAACATCAAAAT TGCTGCGTCATGAAGTTCAGGATTCGGGTTCTCAAGATTCTGACGATCT GGTTGACGTCTTATATGTAGACCGGTCTGGGCAAAAAATTCCGGTGAAGGCTAAAATCGGGGGAAATGCACTCTATCTCGCTCATAAACATGGCATCGAGCTGGAAG gtgCCTGTGAGGCGTCACTTGCCTGTTCCACTTGCCATGTGTATGTAAGCAAAGGCCACTTTGAGAAGCTACCAACTCCAGACGAAAG GGAGGATGATATGCTGGACATGGCCCCGATGCTGCAGGAGAACTCCCGTCTTGGCTGCCAGATTGTTTTCACCCCTGAGCTAGATGGCATTGAGCTGACCTTACCCAAGGTCACGCGCAACTTCTATGTCGATGGTCATGTCCCCGCACCTCACTGA
- the foxd7 gene encoding forkhead box D7, producing the protein MTLDAVPMEDIDIDVVGEGSKSAEEDLKASVSLDTRVASEYGSATSTLPAEQRDEEGASNNLSPGCPPVSNKNPLVKPPYSYIALITMSILQSPKKRLTLSEICDFISQRFPYYREKFPAWQNSIRHNLSLNDCFIKMPREPGNPGKGNYWTMDPDSSDMFENGSFLRRRKRFKRQHFRFGILKEQALEGTGFPHFPYGRYGFGSACLQLPRLDVYPLRFHQHAHPTCAHPIPPASSILPSLSTLISRNAFAAKASAESPGMAMECFNPARLNAHCSALSLDSPFVSSAMFQHSTFPHFLNLQYEYEKLQTLRSDLTNKHIVSN; encoded by the coding sequence ATGACCTTGGATGCAGTGCCCATGGAGGATATTGACATCGACGTAGTAGGAGAGGGCAGTAAAAGTGCTGAAGAAGATCTGAAAGCGTCCGTCTCTTTGGACACGAGGGTTGCGTCCGAGTATGGGTCGGCCACGTCAACTTTGCCAGCTGAACAACGTGATGAGGAAGGTGCCTCCAACAACTTATCACCGGGGTGCCCCCCAGTGTCGAACAAAAACCCACTGGTGAAGCCCCCATACTCATACATCGCCCTGATAACCATGTCCATTCTCCAGAGTCCGAAGAAGCGTCTCACCCTCAGCGAGATCTGCGACTTCATCAGCCAACGCTTCCCTTACTACCGAGAGAAGTTTCCGGCATGGCAAAATTCCATCCGACACAACCTCTCGCTAAATGACTGCTTCATCAAAATGCCCCGAGAACCAGGCAATCCTGGGAAAGGGAATTACTGGACCATGGACCCTGACTCCTCCGACATGTTCGAGAACGGTAGCTTTTTGCGGAGAAGGAAAAGGTTTAAGAGACAACACTTTAGGTTTGGGATTCTCAAAGAACAAGCGCTCGAAGGAACTGGCTTTCCACATTTTCCCTACGGGAGATACGGGTTCGGTTCGGCTTGTCTACAGCTCCCACGTCTAGACGTATATCCTCTCCGCTTCCATCAGCACGCACACCCGACCTGTGCGCACCCAATCCCACCTGCCAGCAGCATCTTGCCCTCGCTGTCGACGCTCATCTCCCGGAACGCGTTCGCTGCTAAAGCCTCTGCGGAGTCTCCTGGGATGGCCATGGAGTGTTTTAACCCGGCTCGACTTAACGCCCACTGTTCTGCACTTTCCCTCGACTCTCCATTCGTGTCATCTGCAATGTTCCAGCACAGTACATTCCCGCATTTTCTAAATCTACAATACGAGTACGAGAAACTCCAAACTTTGCGCTCGGACCTAACGAATAAGCACATTGTAAGCAACTAG